The Verrucomicrobiia bacterium DNA window GGGCGGCGATGAACTGCCAGCCCTCGTGGTTGATGGCCAGAGTTGGCCCGCCCTTCGGCTCTCGCTTACCGCAATGCAGATGGGACGTGGTAAGGACGACCAGCCGTCCTGGCTGGAAGCCTGCCTTGAACTGCGGGACTCGTCGGACCTTGGCCCCTTCCGGCTGGCCTACCTGGAATCCCTTCTCCGCGCGGCGGACATGCGGGCTTCCAAGGAGAGCGGAAAATCGAACGTTCCTCAGCCCATCTCATGACCGTACCCGCCATCCCAACCATGCTACCTCTCCGAATCTCCCGGGCCGGACTTTGGTGCTTTGGGAGCGTTCCTGATCAACTGCTCGTAGTCGTCATGACCCCCGATCCAAAACCAGTGCATCGTGTCGTCCACCAGATGCCCCAGGGCGCGATACGCCTCATCCACGCGCACGCTCCAGACCTTGCCCGTCTTCTTGAAGTGGAGCGAAGGATGGCGGGGATCTTCTTTCCACAGTCGGTAGGCTTTGCGGGCGTTGCGCTGGGTCTCTGGCGGGAGATGGCCGAAGGCCCTGAGAAACCTAGGATTGACCAAGGATTTCATCCGCTGGCAGGGATCTTCCTTGTTTTGCGTCCTCTTCTGCTTCCCGCAAAAGCAGGTCGAGCGCGCCGGATTGGGAGTCTTCCTCGATCTGCGCGTCCCACTTCCGGTTCCGCTCGGCGTCGAACCAACGTTCCAGACGCAGGAACTCCTGGCGCGGCAACCGGGAGATGGCCTCTTCGATTTCGGCGACGGAACCCATGTGCTGAGCTTGCTTTGAAAACCGCTGCGCTCGCAAGCCTCGGATGAGCACGGACGAACCGAGCCTCCGACTGCCAGTCCTCGTCCCCAGATAGTTGGTGCATCAACCGCTCTCCCCTATGGTGACTAGTCTGCCTCTGCCCGGCTGTTCCCCCACACCGCTGGCCCACTATCTCAACGCGCTGGGGGTGCTCCGGCTTCTTTCCGGGCAATTGCCATCGGACGCGCCACGACCCCTCGGCTCTTGGCAGGGTGAAACCTTCGTGCTGCACACCACGGTTGACCGCGCCGGTCTCGAGCAGTTCTTTCGTCAAGAATATCAACCCACGCCAATTCTCGCCCCGTGGAATGGGGGCAGCGGGTTCTTTGAAGGAGACAATCAAGATGGCATCACCACGCCGACCCAACCGGCGCTCCGGTTTGCCGTCTCCCTCCTGGCTTCGCCCGGGGAGAGGGCCTGGGTGAAGTGTCGAACTGACCGGCCCGGCGGGCGCTCCCATCACCCGCCGCGGCCAAAGCCCGCCCGCCCCGAACCCTTCGCCGGCCATCGCCTCCGTCCTTGAAGAGTCGCCATGCCCGACCAACCTTTGCCCCATGGACTGGTTCGCGAATTTGCAGCAGTGGCAGGCGCTCCCGCCGGAGCAACGCCTGGCGCAGGCATGGGCCCAGGTGCCGGCGAGCATGGCCTTCGAGGGCGAACCGGTGAGCCGGAAACGCCTGGAGGAACTCCACCGGACCGCGACACCCGCTTCGTCGAGACCACTCGCGGAATCCTCAGCGACGCGGAACTAGCGCCGTTCCTGGGCGAGCGCGTCCTCGCCTGCGAAGAAGCCATCGTCACGGGCGCCTTCGCCGATCGTCCGCTGGACGAACACCTCTTGCTGGAGTTCCACCGCCGCATTGCCGGTGACCTCGTTCACGAATGGGCCGACCGCTGGCGCGCGATCGAGGTGCAGGTCGGCAATCTGCGGCCGCCGCCGCCGTACCGGCTGCCGCATTTGCTCTGGGACTATGCGGCTGGCCTCTCGGCGCGCTGGGGCGAAGTGTTCCCGATCGCCAGCCCGCTGACCTTGGAGACCCTTGCCTTTGCGGAGGGGCGACCCCTCACGCTCCATCCGTTTGTGGATTTCAACGGCCGGGGGACCCGGCTCCGGCAGCGGGAGATCCTTCATCGTGCCCTGCTGCCGCAGGTTGAGCTGGCGGCCACCGGGGAGACGAACCGGAACGAATACTTCGCCGCTCTGGAAGCGGCCGGCCGGCGGGACTGGCAGCCCCTCAGCGCAGTCTGGCAACGTCGATTCGAGCAACTTCCACCACCGCCAACCTCTCCATGACCTACGACGAATTCTTCAAGGCCACCCGCGGCGACCCGCAGGCCCCCTACGCCTACCAATGCCGACTGGCCGGCGGAGAAGCTGCCGATCCGCTGGGCGGATTCACGCACGGCACGGACTGTCGCTCGCAAGTGATCAACATCCCGACCGGATTGGGCAAAACCGCCGCCGTCGTGCTGGCCTGGTTGTGGAACCGTGTCCATCTGGGTTCAGAGAAGTGGCCCCGACGAGTCGTGTATTGCCTGCCCATGCGGACGCTGGTGGAGCAGACGCGCGACGAAGCACAGAAATGGCTCGGCACTCGGCTGTGGGATGGATCCCGCGAAGGAACGTTCTGGGCGAAGTCGGAGAACAAGGGTGGCCGGTGCGCCCGTCGTGGCTTCCGCCACGAACTCGCCTCCGCCCTCGCGTGGCTGCTTGCTGGCCCACACGATGCATTGGAGCGCAACCTCGTCGCCTACCTGATTGCCGCCCACCATGGTAAAGTGCGCCTCTCCATCCGTTCACTGCCGGACGAAAAGGGCGACCCACAGGATCCTGAACGCCTCTTCGCGCGTGGCATCTGGCAGGGCGACAGGCTCCCCGCCATCCGACTCGACGACCTCGCCATCCCTGAAACCACGCTCGACCTGGGTTTCATGAGGATGGGTGAAGGCCCGCACGGTCCTTCTTGGCTCGCCCGAGCCCTCGGCCTGCGCGATCGAATCGGCCCGTTCCGCCTCGCCTTTCTGGAGACCCTCCTGCGCGCCGCCGATGCTCGCGCCTCGGAGAACGCGAACCAAGCCCCATGAAAGCCTCAATCCGCCAGGGCCAAGTTGCCAGGATTCACGTCCAGCATGTGTATCCCGTGATCCTCCAGCGCGGCCAGCACTGCCCTTACCTCCGGCCAGCGCTCGCCAAACTTCTCCCGCTTGTCCAACTCCCAGGTTTCCCACACCTCGTCCTCAAACTCGGGCTTGGCCTCGTCGAGATAGGCTCCGGCAAAATCCAGCACGTAGGGACGCTCCACCACGGTCATTTCCAGCACCCACAGCTCGCCGTCCGCCCGGATCAATTGCGGCACAGACAGGCCACGGACGGCCCGCACACCCGCCTCCCGCAGTCGCTCATAAACCAGCAGCTCCCGGCGGAAGAATTCCTCATCGTAGAACACCTTGATCGCTGCGCCTCCCGGTACTCCGGCTCCCCGGACAAAGAAAACCAGCCCGTGAATGCCCCCGCCCAGACTCGGCAGCTCAATCGCCAGCCGATTCAGACTGGCATACCAACGGGCAATGGCCTCAAAATCACGCGTCATGGAAGTCTCCAGCTCCTACGGCGGACACTCCGCCTTGGTGCGGATGCGGCTGGTCCTGAACGGCAGCAGCTTTCGCATCTCGCAGATGGGGCCGGACTTTCTCTTCGTCGAGTCTCCGGGCGACCATCCGCCCGCCCGTGCCACCATCGAAATGCAGGTGGACGGCTGCCAACGCACTTGGGAGGTGACCCTGCCGCAGGGTATGAAAGCCGGCACCGAGAGGGTCTTGCTGGGCACCGCCGGATAGTCGCGCCTGAAGGCAGCCGGTCTTTTTCGTCGAGTTCGCATCGGATCGTCAGGTCCGGGACTTTCAACTGTCTGTCCGCCGCCACGCTCTGCGCCGCGGAGTCCGGGAGAGAGTGGAATCATGTCCATTCGTGCGCTGAAAGCCAATTCGCGCCCAGCGATTGTCCCCACAGAGCCCAGATTTGGAGGAATCCAAAAGTTCCTCCGCGACGGCCTGCGGCTGCGAACGGCGTGCGATTTGGAACTCTCCGGTGCGCTCACCGTGCAGCGCCCGACGGGCTTCGTCATGCCTTCGCTTGCCGATCTCGAAAGGGACCTGCCCGGCTTGATCACCGCGGCGGCGAAGGGCTTCGCGACTCCAGCGAGCACCGACCTCACCTTCGAGGAGTAATGCCATGACCGTCCTCGAACTCAGCTTCCCCGCCGGGCGCTACCACGCCACGCCGTGGGGACGCCGCGTCAACGAGGGCGCGGTCGAATGGCCGCCCTCGCCGTGGCGCATCATCCGCGCGCTGATCGCGACGTGGCACCTCAAGGCGCGGGAAATTCCGGAGGAATCGGTGCGTTCGCTGATGAATGCGCTCAGCCAGCCGCCGGCTTTCCGTCTCCCCCGCGCCAGCGCCGGCCACACGCGGCACTATATGCCGCTCGGAAACAAGAAACCCACCAAGGTCTTCGACACCTTCATCCAGCTTGAGGAAGGATCCACAATCTTCGTTGCGTGGGAGGTGTCCCTTGATGACGACGAGCACGCCGCGCTCACAACCCTCGCCGAGCGGCTCGGCTACTTTGGCCGCTCCGAGAGCCTCGCCGTGGCGCGTGTGCTGGACGGCATCACCGGCATCGAGGCCAATGCTGTTCCCTGCTGCGCCAGCTTGCCCAGCATCCGCATGGCGCGAATGCCATCATCAAGCAACTCGACGAACGGGGCGGTCCGTTCCGCTTCGGCAGCCAGGGTCTGCGCTCACTCCAGTTCCAGACCCGCCGTCACGGTGGCGGAGGCAGCCGTGGCAACGGCGCCGGCGGTGCCTTTGCCATCACGTTCCCCGAACCCGTCACCGGCCCGCTCGCGTTGGGCTACGGTGCTCACTTCGGCCTCGGCTTGTTTGTACCCGCCTGAATCCGAGTCTGTGGGCAGTGTTCCCTCGGTTACCGGACGTCTTTCGTGGAACGTTTGCCGGCGCTCACGTCGGGAGTTTGCACATCGCGTGACCGCCGGATCGAGGGCCCAGCGGAATGAAGGAAGAAGCCATTTAAGGCGAAACGTTCGACGATGACACCCCGGAAGAATACGGAATTTCAAACCGCACGCTTTCCCCGACCATAATCCCGCCGCTGACAGACCCGTCGGCACTGTCCGAACATCGTTTGCGTCCGGCGGACCCGGCCTGGTCGCCGGGACGCTTCGTCCCGGCGGGGTTTGGCACTGAACCAGAATCCCTCATCCCATGATCCCGTTGCATTCATTGTTGCCCGAACTGGCCCAGCGCGAAGTGCGCTGGCTGCATGTGGGCGTCGGGCCCGGCGCGGACCCCGGCCCCGGCCTGCCCGCCGGCGAGTACGCCTTTGTCGAACACTATTGCGAGGACCTGAATTGCGATTGCCGCCGGGTTTTTCTCAAGGTGATCGAGCGGAACCAGACGGACCGGGTGCTGGCCAGCATCAATTACGGCTGGGAGAACGAGGCCTTCTACCGGGAACACATGCCCTGGGACCCCGAGGCGCCACGCCAGGTCGTTGAAGGCTCGCTCGACCCGATCAACCCGCAATCCAGGCATTCGGAGGAGTTGCTCCGATGGTTTCAAATGCAGGTCCTCGACGAATCCTATCGCCAGCGGTTGCGACGGCATTGGGAGTTGTTCCGGGACGAACTCCGCCGCCAGACGTCCGCCGCGTCACCCGGCTCTGGCGGGTCTGCCGACGACGACGATGTCCGGGATCGCCCGACCCCACCCAGCCCGGCAGCGCAGAAAATCCCTCCCGAACGTCATGAACGCTTCAACGAAGTCGTCGCGTTGATGGACGCCTTCGCCCGGCAGCACCTGGACGCGGAACTGACCGGATTCGTGATGGAACTCTGGAGCCGCATCTGCCGGCGCAAGGCGCCGGATTGCCTGCGCGGCAAGCCGGCCGTGTGGGCGGCCTCCGTCGTCCACGTCATTGCCCGCATGAACTTCCTCTTCGACCGCGGGCAACCGGTCCACCTGAAGTTCGATACGATCTGCAAGTTCTTCCAGACCAACAAGACCACGATCGGCGGCAAGGCGTCCGAGATTGAGCGCAACCTCCGGCTCCGGCAGCATAGTGAACCGGGTCTTTGTCGCAGGGAATTCCTCGAGTCCTTCACCATGGTCCGTTTGTCCAGTGGCATGGTCGTTCCCTGGAGAATGGCCCGGGAGTTGGGTTGCCTGCCTCCTGACGCGAAACTGGAGGACTTGTCGTAAACAGGACCCGTCTGTGGGTTCGCCGTTTCGGGCGGAACGGCGGAGCTACTTCCGGTGTGACCTCGCGGACCCCTTGCGGGCGGGCGAAGCGGCGCGGAACTGGGTGTAATGGCGCCGAATGCGCTCCACGTTGTCCGGATGGGACACCAGGTGGCGGAAGATGGTGAGAAATTCTTCGGCGTGCCGTCCCTGGGGCGCCGCAACAGCCAGATGGGCCCCGACCAGATCCTCCCATCCTTCCTCTCCATCGAACCATTTCCGATAGAAGGCCGCCGGCTCCCATCCATACCCAATCAAGGCCAGGCTGTGGCCGGGACGGTCGTTGTCCCAAACCTGGAACAGTGCCCGGCGGCAATCGCAATCGTCCTCGTCGCAGTACATCTCCGGGAACGAGTAGATTCCGTCCGGGATGACGCGATGGCCGGTGACCTGGACGATGAAGGTCTCCTTGGCGGCGACCTCCGGGAGGCGTGAGAAGAGCAGTTCGTGCGGCTTCCTATTGAGGGCATTGTGTCGGTTCCGGGGGGATTTTCAACCGCCCGGAGAGCCGACTCAGACCCTTGCCCCTGCAAGGAGTTGAATCCCGCCGCAGGCCTCCCGATCTGTGAGTTGACGCTTCCCGCAAGGCGCTGGACTGGAGTAGATTCCTCCTTGGCCAGCATTCAAGGAGCCCCCTCATGGATCCCAACCCGCCGTCCCTTCCCATTGAGATCGCCCCGCCTTCGATCCCATCCCGCCCGCCGCGCGACGCGGACCACTCAACCGCCAAAGCGGACCGCAACACGGTTCCGGAGGTGTTGCACTCCCCCCATCCCGCATTTCAGGCCGCCCTCGAGATCCTGAGAAACGAGACGAACGTCGCCCCGCAGATCCCGGATCCCGGCCCCAGACTTCATGTCGGATTGCCGCGCCCCGGATTCGGACCTTCCCTCCCCTTCGCCAACATCGCCCGAGCCCATCCCGGCCCGGATGCTCAATGAGTTCGTTTATTGCCCGCGCCTTTTTTACTATGAGCACGTCGAGGGCGTGTTTGTGGAGAATGCGGACACGGTCCGCGGTGCCGCCATTCACAAACGTGTGGATGCCGGCAGGGGCAGCATGCCACCCGCGCCCGGCTCCCAAACCGCACGAAAAAGCCGAGGCGCGGAAGCCGGTGAACCGGCACCGGCGGCGGAGGGTGAAACCGACGTCATCCACTCCCGTAGCGTCAGCCTGGGATCCGACCGCCTCGGTGTCGTCGCCAAACTCGACCTGGTGGAGGTCCGCGGCTGTTTGTCCCCGGGCGGTCAGGGCGATCTCTTTGTCGCGCGCGAGGTCATCCCTGTGGATTACAAAGCCGGGGCGCCCCGCGAGGGCGCCGAGGCCAACGAACTCTGGCCAACAGACCAGATGCAGCTCGGACTGCAGATCCTGTTGCTTCGGGACAACGGTTACGTCTGCAACGAAGGCGTCATCTACTACCGGGCCACGAAACAGCGGGTGCGGTTCGAGTTGACCGCGGAGCGCGAAGCGTGGGTGCGCGCCCAAATGGACGCGGCGCGCCGGACCATGACCGGCCCGATCCCGCCCCCGCTGGTCGCCTCCCCCAAATGCCGGCGCTGCTCGCTCGCACCGGTCTGTCTGCCCGACGAGACGCGGCTTCTTTCCTCAACGGCATCCGCGGCGGCACCGGCGGCTCCGGGCAACGACGGAACCCCGATCGCCTCCCCTCCCCCGGAGCGCCCCCGCCGGCTGATCGCCGCCCGCGATGACCAACGCGCCCTCTACCTCAACACGCCCGGGCTGCGGGTCGGACGCAAGGACGAGACGCTGACGGTCAGGCTGGAGGATTCGCTGATCGAGGAGGTGCGACTGGCGGACGTCTCGCACGTCGCCCTGTTTGGCAACATCCAGTTGACCACGCAGGCCCTGCAGGGTCTGTGCGACGCCGAGATTCCGGTGACCTACTTCTCCGGCGGCGGCTGGTTTTATGGCATCACCCACGGGCACGGTCTCAAGAACGTCTTCCTGCGCATCGAACAGTTCCGCCTCGCGCGCGACCCCGGGTTCGCCCTGCGCATCGCCCGTTGCCTGGTTCACGGAATACAGCGTCCTGTCGAAGGACTGCGCCATCGCCGCGGCGGCGGTCGGGTTCGATCCCTACGTGGGCTTCTACCACCAACCCCGTTTCTGGCGCCCCGCGCTCGCACTGGATCTGATGGAGGAGTTCCGTCCCCTGGTCGCGGAAAGCGCGGTGCTCACCGCGATCAACAACCGCATGGTGACGGCGGAGGATTTTGTGTCCGCCGGACGGGCGGTGAACCTCACGCCCGCCGGACGGAAGAAGTTCTTCCTGGCCTATGAGCAGCGCATGACGGGGCTGCTGACGCATCCGCTCTTCGACTACAGGGTCAGCTACCGGCGCGCCCTGGAACTTCAGGCCCGCATCCTCGCCAGAACGTTGACCGGCGAGATTCCCGAGTACGTGCCGCTGCTGACGCGATAACTCCGGTCATGCGCACCACCTACCTGGTCTGCTACGACATTGCCGACGACAAGCGTCTGAGGCGCGTGTTCCGGATCTGCAAGAATCACGGCGACCACCTCCAGTTCTCCGTATTCGAGTGCGACCTCAACGCCGTCGAGAAGACCCGGTTTGAGTCGGCGCTCAAGGAGGTCATCGAGCCGGGCGGGGATCAGGTATTGTTCGTCCGGCTCGGGCCGTCCGAGGGTCGCGGGGACCGGGTGATCAC harbors:
- the cas5u6u gene encoding type I-U CRISPR-associated protein Cas5/Cas6 encodes the protein MTVLELSFPAGRYHATPWGRRVNEGAVEWPPSPWRIIRALIATWHLKAREIPEESVRSLMNALSQPPAFRLPRASAGHTRHYMPLGNKKPTKVFDTFIQLEEGSTIFVAWEVSLDDDEHAALTTLAERLGYFGRSESLAVARVLDGITGIEANAVPCCASLPSIRMARMPSSSNSTNGAVRSASAARVCAHSSSRPAVTVAEAAVATAPAVPLPSRSPNPSPARSRWATVLTSASACLYPPESESVGSVPSVTGRLSWNVCRRSRREFAHRVTAGSRAQRNEGRSHLRRNVRR
- the cas2 gene encoding CRISPR-associated endonuclease Cas2, coding for MRTTYLVCYDIADDKRLRRVFRICKNHGDHLQFSVFECDLNAVEKTRFESALKEVIEPGGDQVLFVRLGPSEGRGDRVITALGIPYVTMDAPCYVF
- a CDS encoding Fic family protein; its protein translation is MGPGAGEHGLRGRTGEPETPGGTPPDRDTRFVETTRGILSDAELAPFLGERVLACEEAIVTGAFADRPLDEHLLLEFHRRIAGDLVHEWADRWRAIEVQVGNLRPPPPYRLPHLLWDYAAGLSARWGEVFPIASPLTLETLAFAEGRPLTLHPFVDFNGRGTRLRQREILHRALLPQVELAATGETNRNEYFAALEAAGRRDWQPLSAVWQRRFEQLPPPPTSP